From the genome of Symphalangus syndactylus isolate Jambi chromosome 13, NHGRI_mSymSyn1-v2.1_pri, whole genome shotgun sequence:
tcaaaaaaacaaacaaggccgGGCAAAgtggctaacgcttgtaatcccagcactttgggaggctgaggcaggcagatcagttgaggtcaggtgtttgagcctcgccaacatgttgaaaccccgtctttactaaaagtacaaaaattagctgggcatggtggcaggcgcctgtagtcccagctactcgggaggctgaggcaggagaatcgctcgaaccttggaggcataggttgcagtgagcagagagatcgtgccactgcactccagcctgggcgacagagactccacatcaaaacaacaacaacaacaacaacaacaacaaacaaatggGGATTCAAATGCAGGAGATAAAGGGGCCAAGGAGGCTGGGGCCTCTTGTGGTGACCAACGGTGCCTACTTCCCTGCCGCAGCCCCAGATCCCTTTAAGGCATGAGATGCCCAAGAAATTCACTTAGATTCATTCACTGTCCCCTGTCTCCTACAATGTACCAGCTTCCACAGCAGCTGTATCCTTTCCTAGGTCATAAAGACCTGCAGGGATGGGAGGGATCTGCGTGTTTAGGGGGTTGGGGGCGGGCAGTGGGACCCGCCTCAGCCTGCAGTTAGTGCCAGAGGTGCCCAAAGGCTGACTCAGAGGTTTCTGAACCTGCAGGAGGGTACCTGGAGGGAGGGGTATCCTGGTGAACAGTGATTTGTTTACCGCCCACCAGACCCTTTGTGCCCAGTTTATCGGGGCAAGCAGCTGGAGGTGGGTGGGGCACAGTGCCCCATCCCAGGAGGGAGTCAGAGCCCTGCCTGGTGAGTGCCTCTCCTCCAGGCTGGACACTGGGGCTCAGGAACTCGGTGAGTGCTCCAGCTGGAGAGTCAGGGACAGAGCAAATGGTGGCCATTTACTGATCTCGTACTACCTGTATTATCATAGCTACCCAGGGAGGGAGGCCTTGTCAACCCCATTTCACAAGCAAGATTAAATAATGCCCCTAAACTGAGGTTTACCTAAGCCCAGAACTGTGTATTCCCTCCAGCTGCAAAGTGGGGGCCAaaaggcctcttttttttttttttttttttgagatggaatcttgctttgtggcccaggctggagtacagtggtgctcactcttgacttactgcaacctctgcctcctgggttcaagtgatccttgaacctcagcctcccaaagagctgggattacaggttcccaccaccacgcccagctagtttctggggttttttttgttgttttgtttttgtttttgagactgagcctcactctgtcacccaggctggagtgcagtagcacgatctcagctcactgcaacctctgcctcccaggttcaagcgattctcgtgcctcagcctcctgagtagctggaattacaggcatgtgccaccacacccagctaatttttgtatttttagtagagatggggttttgccatgttggccaggctggtctggaactcctgacctcaagtgatccgcccacctcagcctcccaaagtgctggggttaaaggcatgagccaccacgtctggctcagACGGCAGAAGGCCTTTGGGAACCCAGAAACGAAGAGGTTTAAAACCCGAGgaggttggctgggtgcagtggctcacgcctgtaatcccagcactttgggaggctggggcaggcagatcaccaggtcaggagatcaagaccatcctagccaacatggtgaagccccatctccactaaaaatacaaaaattaaggccgggcgcggtggctcacgcttgtaatctcagcactttaggaggccgaggcgggcggatcacaaggtcaggagatcaagaccatggtgaaaccccgtctctactaaaaatacaaaaaaaaaaaaaaaaaaaattagccgggcgtggtggcgggcgcctgtagtcccagctactcggagaggctgaggcaggagaatggcgtgaacccgggaggcggagcttgcagtgagccgagattgcgccactgcactccagcctgggtgacagagcgagactccatctcaaaaaaaaaaaaaaattagccgggcgtggtggcgcacatctgtagtcccagctactcgggaggctgaggcaggagaattgcttgaacctgggaagcggaggatgcagtgaaccgagatcgcgccactgcactccagcctggcgacagtgtgaaactccgtctcaaaaataaaataaaataaaaaaactcaaggagGAGTGGTGCCCTGTGCTGGACAGCCATTCTCTGCTTTCCTCTCCAGAGTCTTTGAGCCTAGGTCAGCCCCagccctctcccccaacccattTCCTGGTGTCCCACCCACCCTCCCTTGGCTCTGACCCGTATCCAGGAGCAGGCTTGCGATGGCCAGGTTCCCGTGGGACACACTGTAGTGCAGGGCCGTGTTCCCGTTGCCATCCGCCAGGTTCACCACGTGCGCCAGCAGTTCGGATCCCAGGCGCCTCACCCCTTCCAGCATCCTGGCCACGGGCTCCGCCTGAGAGCGCCGCTGGCTGGACACTCGAAACCACTCCTGGGCCACGAGGCGCACTGCACCCTGCAAGGTAACATCGGCGATGGTCCACGGCGGCGCCGTGGTGGGGGAGCTGGGGAGGGGCGGGACTGGGAAGAGACCCATTTGGCGTTTCCAGGCAGGGAAGGAAGGTCACTCCTCGTCCAGGTGGGGAGCCATGCGGACCCAGATGGAGGGCTGGGGCCACACCCCTATCGGAGGGCAAACATGGGGTAAGGGGGTCCTTTCCTTCTAGGGAAGAATTTGCGGGAGAACATGGAACGGGGAAAGGCAATGAACGCTTGCCCTTGGGGAGTCCAGGAGTGGGGCTGGGGCCGGGCCTCTTTGGGGAAACCAAGGAAAGATCGGCGCTGTCCTGGGAAGGAGATCCCTTCGGAGAGCCCGGGGTCAGGCGAGGTGCCTGGTGGGAAGGGACGGAACCCGGTGCGCTCCCCTAAGTGGGCGTCAGAGGTCCTTGGAGGCTCCCACGCCACTCCCTGGTGCTGCGCTCCCGGGGCACTCACGCCGTCGCGGGCTACTCCGCGGGGCCGGCTCAGCTGCCGCTGCAGCGCTACGCACGCCTCCCTCAGACGCGGGCTCAGCTCGCACCTGCAGAGGAGGCCAGGAGAGGCTCAGGATGGATCGGGGGCAGCGCCGACCAGGAGGAGGACAGCCGCCTCCTCTCCAAACAACTAGCGAGAGCCGCTCACCTCCCCTGTGCCACCGGCTGAGGCTCTGCCTCCGCCTCGAGCTCAGGGTCCCGGATGTCCCCGCCGCTGGGAGGGCCAGGGGTGCCCGAGTCAGATCCCCCGCCGCTGTCATCCCCGGAGCCCGAGGAGCTACCCGGGGGCTCGGCGCCACCGTTCTCGCTGTCGCCATCGCTGTCGCTGGCGTCCTCGCTGGAGGAGCTCTCGTAcctgggggcagggtgggaggcATCTGCTAAACCTCCCCTGTGGGCTCGTTCTGGAGTCCTGCGATGTGGGTGTGGCCGTTCCCAttaaacagatgaggaaactgaggattgcCCAGACCCTGCTGCCAGCAgaggggcagagctggggttccaaccccaGTCTATGTCCCGGCAGAAGCTGCCACGGGAGGGGAAAGGCGCTCACTCTCCGTTGAGGACCCCAACAAACTGCAGGCTCTTGGGTCCAGAGCTGGGTTGGGCACCAGGTGTGCCGTCTCTCTTCTTCATGATGGATTTGAGGATGCCTGGCGGGGATGAGATGAGGGCACTGAGTTCGCGTCCGGCGCCGAGTAAACCAGGGCCCAGGGACGGGGTCGGGACTCACCCGCGGGCGCCACGGCACTGTCTCCGTCCATGGATCCGGGCGAGCTCTCCTGAGTCAAGGAGGGCGCCTCCGCCGGGGGCTCGGTCTGCGCGGCCTTTTCGGCACAGCTCCACGGGGTCTGGGTGGTGGCCTCGCGTGGCTGGGCCCGGGCCCCCGCCGCTGCCTCCTCCGCAGCCTCGCGGGCTTCCTCCAGCTCCCGCAGCCGGCCCCGCAGAAGCTCACTCACCCCGCGCTGGTGCTCCAGGCTGGCGCGCAGCAGCTCCAGCTCGCGCTCGGCGGCCGCAGGCAGCCCCAGCAGCGCCTCGGTCACCCACGCGTCCGCCTCAACGGTCTCGGGGGCAGCCTCCACGCCGGCCTCCCGGGTCTCCGGCACGGCCTGGGCACCCGCTTCTCCGGTCTCGGGCACGGCCTCGGCGGCCACCTCCCGGGTCTGGGGCGTCCCATCGAGACTCCCGACCTCCCCGTCGAGGACCTGGGGCGCGCCCTCGCTGCGCCCTGCAGCCAGGCCGTCTGGGCCGTCAGCCCGGGGGTTGGCCCTGGCACGGCCGCCGCGCTCGGAGGTGGCCAGGCGCTCGGTGAGCCGCCGCAGCTGGGCGAGCTTGTCCGGGCGCGTCTCGGCCTCCCCGTCCGGCTCGGGCTGCGCGCGCCCGGCCAGCAGCCGCGCCTTCTCGGCGCGCAGCGCGCGCACCTGCTCCTGCAGCTCTGGCAGCGTTCGCGCCTGGTCCTCGAGCTCGCGCAGGCGCCGCAGCGCCGCGGCCATCTGCTCCCGCACCAGCTGCAGTTGGGCAGGGCCGGGCGAGGCAGGGGTAAGGTTAGGGGCGGGGCTGCTGCGGCCGGACCCGCGTGGGCTGCGCGGGACCCCGCGGCCGGGGCTGGGCGCGTGCTCGTGTGTCTGCGCCAGCTCCAGCCGCCGGCTGGTCTCCCGGAGCGTGTGCTCGACGCGCGGGTTGCGCACGGGCGCGCGCGGCGACAGCGGCGGCATCAGGAGCCCCGAGGGCGCGCCCTGGGGGAGTACGCCCGGTGCTCCACCGTCGTCACTGGCCAGGGACTCGCTGGATGTCCAGGCGCCTGGGCTACGTGCACCCGCGAGGCCGGGCCGGGGCGCGCGGGGACGGCGCGCGGTCTGGGGTCCCGGGGCGCGGCGGGCAGCGGGGCCACGCTCCAGCTCCTCTATGTACTTGAGGAAGTCCAGGTCCAGGTGGAAGCCGTAGGGCGTCTCCACCGAGTAGGGCGAGCTCGGGCTGCGTGCGCCCCCGGCGGCAGGGACCGGGCACAGGCGGGGGCCGCCCAGGTCTGGAGGCACGACGGGGGCACGGGGAGGGCGCATCAGAATGGGGAAACCCGGGATATACTAAACAAACCGAGCGTGTCCCCCACCCATGTCCACACTTCACACCTATCTGTACCCAAGTATTCACTCAATCGCGtgtttaatgagcacctactctgtgctaaGCACGTTTCTAGGCCCTGGGGACACAACAGTGAGCAAGACAAACATCCCTGTCCTCCTGTAGAAAGCAGATAAGCATCCTTCCAAACGATGCCTAtggcaatgataataataacagggAATAAACGGAGGAGGCGCGATTTAGCGTTTGGTTGCCAGGCAAGCTTTCCTGTGTAGGGGACTTTCCTGTGGAGTGGAGCcctggcccggcatggtggttcgcgcctgtagtcgcagcattttgggaggccggcacaggcggatcacctgaggtcaggagttccagaccagcctggccaacatggtgaaacccagtctctgctaaaaataagaaaattagctgggcggaggccgggcgcggtggctcacgcttgtaatcccagcactttgggaggccgaggcgggcggatcacgaggtcaggagatcgagaccacggtgaaaccccgtctctactaaaaatacaaaaaattggctgggcgtggtggcgggcgcctgtagtcctagctactcggagaggctgaggcaggagaatggcgtgaaccagggaggcggagcttgcagtgagccgagatggcgccactgcactccagcctgggcgacagagcgagactccgtctcaaaaaaaaagaaaattagctgggcggtagtggcgcgcgcctgtaatcccagctactccggaagctgaggcaggagaatcacttgatcctggtaggcggagtttgcggtgagccgagatcgcaccactgcactccagcctgggcgacagagcgagactctgtctcaaaaaaaaaaaaaaaagagagagagaccctctcaaaaaaaaaaaaaaaaaaagtagccctggccaggcgcagtggctcacgcctgtaatctcaacactttgggaggccaaggcgggtggatcgctagagtttaggagttggagacaaacctgggcaacaaagtgagaccccatctccaaaaaaaaaaaaaaaaaaatatatatatatatatatatatgtatatatagctgTGCATaatggtgagcgcctgtagtctcagctactcgggaggctgaggtgggaggatcacttgagccggggaggcagaggttgcagtgagccgagattgcaccactgcatccagactgggtgacagagtgagaccctgtctcaaaaaaaaaaaaaggttggggagGGGAAACCCTGCACGATGAGGAGGAAGTAGCTGGGAAAagatttctagaagaaaacagccCATGGAAATACCCTGGGGTAGGAGGTAGGAGGGTCGGCTGGAGTCACAGCGAGGTGGAGACCAGGGTGTCCCGAGCAGAGGGGTGTAGTCCACTTGTGATTAGTGCCAcaggtggggtttttttgttttttttttttttctttttttgagacggagtcttgctctgttgcccagactggagtgctgcagtgcgatcttggctcattgcagcctctgcctcccaggttcaagcaattctcctgcctcagcctcctgagtaactgggactacaggcatgcgccaccatgcctggctaattttttttttttttttttttttttgagacgcagtctggctctgtcgcccaagctggagtgcagtggcgtgatctctgctcactgcaagctccgcctcctgggttcaagccattcccctgcctcaacctcccgagtagttggaactacaggggcccaccaccatcatgcctggctaattttttgtatttttagtagagatggggtttcaccgtgttagccaggatggtcttgacctcctgaccttgtgatctgcccgccttggcctcccaaagtgctgggattacaggcgtgagccactgcgcccggccgtgcctggctaatttttgtatttttagtagagacagggtttcagcatgttgcccagactggtctcgaacagctgatctcaagtgatccgcccaccgtggcctcccaaagtgctgggattacaggcatgagccaccgcacccggccatgattGATGCCATAGGTGGTTTAAAGCAGGCTCGTGACATTGGAGAGGACCCTCTGGCCACTGTAGGGCTGCGTCCACACACAAGGGCATCAGGCGTTTCTCTGTgcatgcgcacgcacacacacatatctctTTTTGCACACTCACCAGGCAGGCTCTGATTCAGGGCAAACTTGGCCATGTTTCCCGCAGCAGCTGTCAGAGGCACCCTGCAAAAGGGGTGAAGGTGGGGCTGGGCGCTGTCCCTCTGGCTGGAGCCTCTGGAGCCTGCCTTTGAGTCTAAGCAAACAGGACCCAGGAGCTCttctccacccacccacctccctCTACACGTgccctctccttcttcttccctcaAGAGacctggaaactttttttttttttttttttttgagacagagtcttgctctgtcacccaggctggagtgcaatgccacaatctcggctcattgcagcctccccctcccaggttcaagtgaatctcctgcctcagcctcccgagtggctgggattacaggcgcccaccaccacgcctggctaatttttgtacttttagtagagatgaggtttcaccatgttggccaggctggtctcgaactcctgacctcaagctatccgcctgcctcagcctcccaaagtactgggattacaggcatgagccaccgtgcttagcCGACCTTGAAACTTTGGATGGAATGAATGATCCCCAGGTGTCAGATGTCAGCCTGCCGGGcaggaggaagcaggaaagacATCAGGCAAAAAGAAGATGACCAAGAAAACAAGGGTAGCTGGGAATCCGGGAGGCATTCCAGACCTGCTGGGTTTTCTGATAATCTCTGGGGAAAATTAGAAATGGATGCTCGATGTAGTGGACTATGAGCCTTTAGGAAAGGAAGACGAGAGTTGGAAGCCCTTCACAGGATCGTTAAAAACtcatctgggccgggcgcagtggctcctgcctgtaatcccagcactttgggaggccgaggtgggcggatcacgaggtcaggagatcgagaccatcctggctaacatggtgaaaccccatctctactaaaaatagaaaaaagtagccgggcgtggtggcaggcgcctgtagtcccagctactccggaggctgaggcaagagaatggcgtgaacccgg
Proteins encoded in this window:
- the KANK3 gene encoding KN motif and ankyrin repeat domain-containing protein 3 isoform X2, giving the protein MAKFALNQSLPDLGGPRLCPVPAAGGARSPSSPYSVETPYGFHLDLDFLKYIEELERGPAARRAPGPQTARRPRAPRPGLAGARSPGAWTSSESLASDDGGAPGVLPQGAPSGLLMPPLSPRAPVRNPRVEHTLRETSRRLELAQTHEHAPSPGRGVPRSPRGSGRSSPAPNLTPASPGPAQLQLVREQMAAALRRLRELEDQARTLPELQEQVRALRAEKARLLAGRAQPEPDGEAETRPDKLAQLRRLTERLATSERGGRARANPRADGPDGLAAGRSEGAPQVLDGEVGSLDGTPQTREVAAEAVPETGEAGAQAVPETREAGVEAAPETVEADAWVTEALLGLPAAAERELELLRASLEHQRGVSELLRGRLRELEEAREAAEEAAAGARAQPREATTQTPWSCAEKAAQTEPPAEAPSLTQESSPGSMDGDSAVAPAGILKSIMKKRDGTPGAQPSSGPKSLQFVGVLNGEYESSSSEDASDSDGDSENGGAEPPGSSSGSGDDSGGGSDSGTPGPPSGGDIRDPELEAEAEPQPVAQGRCELSPRLREACVALQRQLSRPRGVARDGGAVRLVAQEWFRVSSQRRSQAEPVARMLEGVRRLGSELLAHVVNLADGNGNTALHYSVSHGNLAIASLLLDTGACEVNRQNRAGYSALMLAALTSVRREEEDMAVVQRLFCMGDVNAKASQTGQTALMLAISHGRQDMVAALLACGADVNAQDADGATALMCASEYGRLDTVRLLLAQPGCDPAILDNEGTSALAIALEAEQDEVAALLHAHLSSGQPDTQSESPPGSQTATSGEGECSDGGENPWVQ
- the KANK3 gene encoding KN motif and ankyrin repeat domain-containing protein 3 isoform X1 gives rise to the protein MGDPWVGGFGDAPGPGAALRFHPAEGSARCDGAGAVSSGRDPSHIGSPRVPLTAAAGNMAKFALNQSLPDLGGPRLCPVPAAGGARSPSSPYSVETPYGFHLDLDFLKYIEELERGPAARRAPGPQTARRPRAPRPGLAGARSPGAWTSSESLASDDGGAPGVLPQGAPSGLLMPPLSPRAPVRNPRVEHTLRETSRRLELAQTHEHAPSPGRGVPRSPRGSGRSSPAPNLTPASPGPAQLQLVREQMAAALRRLRELEDQARTLPELQEQVRALRAEKARLLAGRAQPEPDGEAETRPDKLAQLRRLTERLATSERGGRARANPRADGPDGLAAGRSEGAPQVLDGEVGSLDGTPQTREVAAEAVPETGEAGAQAVPETREAGVEAAPETVEADAWVTEALLGLPAAAERELELLRASLEHQRGVSELLRGRLRELEEAREAAEEAAAGARAQPREATTQTPWSCAEKAAQTEPPAEAPSLTQESSPGSMDGDSAVAPAGILKSIMKKRDGTPGAQPSSGPKSLQFVGVLNGEYESSSSEDASDSDGDSENGGAEPPGSSSGSGDDSGGGSDSGTPGPPSGGDIRDPELEAEAEPQPVAQGRCELSPRLREACVALQRQLSRPRGVARDGGAVRLVAQEWFRVSSQRRSQAEPVARMLEGVRRLGSELLAHVVNLADGNGNTALHYSVSHGNLAIASLLLDTGACEVNRQNRAGYSALMLAALTSVRREEEDMAVVQRLFCMGDVNAKASQTGQTALMLAISHGRQDMVAALLACGADVNAQDADGATALMCASEYGRLDTVRLLLAQPGCDPAILDNEGTSALAIALEAEQDEVAALLHAHLSSGQPDTQSESPPGSQTATSGEGECSDGGENPWVQ